The genomic stretch TACAAGAAGGTATGAGAGGGAACTAGTCTGGCCACCATAGTATATGTGACAGAAATGATTGGGATTATTATTTGTCTTGTCAAATTCACTCTTCCATTGGTTAAGTAGCGACATAGGAACCACTACCAAAGTAGTCTTAGAAGCATATGGCTTAGTGGATATCCTTGCCTCTTCAGTTGCGCTATAAGGCACAGAATTAATTAACGCGAGAGCTGAAATTGTTTTCCCTAACCCCATTTCGTCCGCAAGTATGCCTCCTTTAAGACTAGACTTGATAATTGGCTTCTCCTGTGACATTTCGCCATTATACATATTGGCATAAAAATATCTATCATTGTTATCTTCTGCCTCTTCGGTTTTCTTTTGTGCCTTAAATGATAAATTCTTGGGCCACTTGTATCTTCTCCATAAGGGATTTAAAATACCTTCTGAGCTTTCTCTCACAGTAGTTCGAGATTGGGTTGAGAATGCGGTATCGCCATTTTCTGCTGCAATTTTCTCAAGTAAATCATGCTCTTTTTCTCTGGTTAACATCCATGAAAGGCCATGTTTTTGATATGCTCTCAAATCCAAGCTGAAGTTTTCCTTTGGTGGAGTCGTAGTCTCAGGTAAGCTATTAAGCAATTTGGACTGGTTGTTTGCTTGGTAAAATTCCTTTAACTGATCCAAATTTACGGAGTCAATAGGCTTCACTTGTTCAGCATCCACATCTATCTCATTATCTGAGTCAAGAACGATGgcttcatcttctggaTTTTGGGTTGAAAGTTCTAATGAAGTGTCTTCCACATCAGCCGAAGTTGTATTTCCGTCTaatgttcttgttggttttATTTCTAGTCTTTCGAAAAGTTTAGATAATGCAAATTGACGCAAACGAAGGGTAGCCTCGCCTTCTGATTCGGTTGcgaaattgaaattgagcTTGATAGCCTGAGTTCGTTGACGTTTCAGGTCCTGTGcgtcgtcgtcatcaaATTGTTTAAACTTGAAAGCTGTGTTCTGCAAATAAATGTCTATTTGTATAATGAAAGAGTCGCCTGTTGAAAGTCTTCGTTTTGTCGTTTCTAACACTGTAGCTTCGAAAAAGGcaatatcaagatcaattAATGGCGCAAAGATCCGAGTCAAATCCTCTGGGattcttccaatttctcTGCCTGTATCCATCGTATTCTTTGGTACTGTGCAAAGTCTAATAATGGAACTATTATTGATGGTCGATTTTCTCGGTATCAAACGCTTGATAATAAGTCTATCTGAATACTGTAATGGTTGCATGGTTGGCCTAGTAGCCCAAGCTTGAACGTCAACGGAACCTATAAATCGTTTCCAATTCAGTCTGATCCTTTCCATGTTGATACTGCTGGATTCTGCCTGCATTCTCCCATAGAGCAAGTCTAGTTGAGATGCaacatcttgttcttccaaAGGTCTCTTACTCAGTCTTtgctctctttcttcttgttcgaTTTGGATCTGTTTATCGAGATCTTCTGGATTTATGCCATTTAAGTATTCGTTAATGGCTAGCCGCACGAAATTGGCTTCCGTATGATACTTTGAATATAGATAGTTCACTATATGAGGTGCAATGTAGCCAACGGTGGCCGATAGCTGGCTCTCTAAGAGACCTCGAGCCAAAGTCTCATCGGACATTTTATCTGAAGTTACAGGCTCATTCTGAATTGTATTTTTGTTTGTAGTGGAGACTACTATACCAGTGGCACTCACTTCTGTAACGTCTTCTAGATCTTCGTCTTGAACAAAGAGCGATGCTTCACTCGAAGAGGCGTTGGGAaatgaattggaatttTGCAGCTCTTTCTTCACTGAAGCTTGCTTGAAGAAGCGCTGTTTCACGATCGTCATTAATACGTCGAAAAGGACAAGGAGTATAGCATCaggttgaagaaagaggacGTGAATATATTCTATCCCGAAATCTTTTAACAGCCATTTGAAGCGCGCAGGATAATCTGCGCGTAGAAAATAGAATCTTGCAAAAATACGTGGTAGCGCGCGGCAGATATAGGCATTTGGATTCTTCAGTAGATATTCGAGGTTAAATATTCAAGATTTGATAGTACCATTTAGCCTTAATTCATCCATATTTTGCTTGTGTATTCTGTTCGAATACCTACATGTGGTCTATTTATTGCATGCATTAACTAAACTACCTAGAATAAGTAATGAGATATGATTAAAGTGCACACATTCCTGTAGTGTAACCTGTGAATATGACGAATTTGTATGAAGTCTAAGAAATGGTATAACCTATGTGTATAATATGCAAAGCCTTTCAATCGGCACCGGTGGCCGATATAAGAAATGGGGGAGTAATTACAGGTCCGATCGAGGACAATTGGAcgaagaaatgaaaaaggGACTAGTTTTAATCGCAGCCTTAATGTATAAAGACAGCAACTAACATTATTACAACTGCAGAGATGACGGACCTCTTGGAGTTCAAGTTAGCTGCAGCACCTTCAGGAGTAAACGTTACGACGGGGATCAAtggagaagatgatgacTCACCAACTGGTATACTTTGTGATTCAGTGGTGCCCGTGTAGAGAGAAGTAATAGTAATGGTTGTTCCGATGGTCGTGGTTCccagttcttcttcagctggaGCTTCAGGTTCTGCCTGAGAAGCCTCTGGAGAAGCTGGTTCTTCCTGTGTGGAAGCCTCTGGAACAGGGTATGCGGTGGTCAACGTTGTTGGTTGAGGAAGTGGGGTGGTGGGTTGCTCAATAACGGTAGTTGGGTTGCCACCTTCGTCAGTAG from Scheffersomyces stipitis CBS 6054 chromosome 2, complete sequence encodes the following:
- the RAD5 gene encoding ATPase/DNA helicase (go_funtion DNA binding; ATP binding; nucleic acid binding; helicase activity), producing MTIVKQRFFKQASVKKESQNSNSFPNASSSEASLFVQDEDLEDVTEVSATGLLESQLSATVGYIAPHIVNYLYSKYHTEANFVRLAINEYLNGINPEDLDKQIQIEQEEREQRSSKRPLEEQDVASQLDLLYGRMQAESSSINMERIRSNWKRFIGSVDVQAWATRPTMQPLQYSDRLIIKRLIPRKSTINNSSIIRLCTVPKNTMDTGREIGRIPEDLTRIFAPLIDLDIAFFEATVLETTKRRLSTGDSFIIQIDIYLQNTAFKFKQFDDDDAQDSKRQRTQAIKLNFNFATESEGEATLRLRQFALSKLFERLEIKPTRTLDGNTTSADVEDTSLELSTQNPEDEAIPIDSVNLDQLKEFYQANNQSKLLNSLPETTTPPKENFSLDLRAYQKHGLSWMLTREKEHDLLEKIAAENGDTAFSTQSRTTVRESSEGILNPLWRRYKWPKNLSFKAQKKTEEAEDNNDRYFYANMYNGEMSQEKPIIKSSLKGGILADEMGLGKTISALALINSVPYSATEEARISTKPYASKTTLVVVPMSLLNQWKSEFDKTNNNPNHFCHIYYGGQTSSLSYLLVNNKAKDVPVVMLTTYGTILNEYTRLAKSRDPNGNLSPVGLYSVDYFRIILDEGHNIRNRSTKTAKAIYELASSRRWILTGTPIINRLDDLYSLVRFLDLDPWSNFSYWKTFVTLPFEQKKVSKALDVIKSILEPIFLRRTKNMKSKSGKPLVELPAKQVIIEEIKFNDKEEKLYNWLKARASSTFREGLKSGQILKQYSQILTHILRLRQACCHRDLLGSENDMEEDATEVLKDEETDSFLKGMFQSKIEGFENETKMKEVMYSLYERIDLKDSECSICTQTPISIGEMAVTPCGHQFCFTCLLEHIDFQENDKSRLCPNCRDPISKYRLFKLRSRATSHKEINFHSTKELRDPSKDYPFQIYLYDPDKSSSKIQALITHLRTIRDSNPGEKVIVFSQFSSYLDILENELKIQGGRDFVIHKFDGRLQLSERQKVLDKFNDNTGHDGVTILLLSLKAGGVGLNLTTASRAFMMDPWWSPSVEDQAIDRIHRIGQNETVKVVRFIMSNSIETKMLKIQERKKQIGEIVAAEEEERRKRRIEEIQILFEE